One window from the genome of Salvia splendens isolate huo1 chromosome 9, SspV2, whole genome shotgun sequence encodes:
- the LOC121749822 gene encoding agamous-like MADS-box protein AGL65 isoform X1 — translation MFSPFFYFPQPLQLTSFGYSIFRICTCVEDCASRMGRVKLKIQRLETLNSRQVTYGKRRAGILKKAQEISVLCDIPIVLIMFSPSGKPSIFCGQRSNIDEMIAKYAQLTPKERAKRRLESLETLKRNFKKLDQDVDIEEFLDTSTPSIEEMQNRVMSLQLQLDEARERVRWWSNPDTIEDVEHLDQMEDSLRESLNRTQVTKEKFFKEPLIQFDCTSQVCGDFGRVYEQELPKPQFPNAMPFPLATTSDQDCTNQPWLPGGEAQHMMLPGEPQFLGSRDMECSRDASFPTCSGYFADVKEQELENSRQMKTERLEEGLTVDDYTYSANLRLPLGDQYPYNSFGNICFPNLMETGKDANFQLSSLDYQINGNFDLPRSVCNYFPPSLVPAAGSCAISMLNDHSYPQLARVYIYT, via the exons atgttttctccttttttttattttcctcaacCATTGCAGCTTACATCATTCGGATATTccatttttag GATTTGCACTTGTGTGGAGGATTGTGCATCAAG GATGGGAAGGGTAAAGCTGAAGATTCAGAGATTGGAGACTCTGAATAGCCGGCAGGTTACGTATGGAAAACGAAGGGCTGGAATCTTGAAAAAAGCCCAAGAAATTTCTGTTTTATGTGACATTCCCATTGTACTTATCATGTTCTCTCCATCTGGGAAGCCATCTATATTCTGTGGCCAACGAAG CAACATCGATGAAATGATAGCAAAATACGCGCAACTTACACCAAAAGAAAGGGCAAAGAG GAGGTTGGAGAGCCTTGAA ACTTTAAAGAGAAACTTTAAGAAGCTTGACCAAGATGTTGATATAGAAGAGTTTCTTGATACAAG TACTCCGTCTATTGAG GAGATGCAGAACCGAGTAATGTCTCTTCAACTTCAACTAGATGAAGCACGTGAAAGAGTAAG ATGGTGGAGTAATCCAGACACTATTGAAGACGTCGAACACCTGGATCAGATGGAAGATTCTCTCCGGGAATCGCTGAACAGGACTCAAGTAACTAAG GAGAAGTTTTTTAAGGAACCACTCATTCAGTTTGATTGCACAAGCCAGGTGTGTGGAGACTTTGGCAGAGTTTACGAGCAAGAACTTCCCAAACCGCAGTTCCCAAACGCCATGCCTTTTCCCTTAGCCACAACCAGTGATCAGGACTGCACGAACCAGCCGTGGCTTCCTGGTGGAGAGGCTCAACACATGATGCTACCGGGGGAGCCCCAATTCTTGGGAAGCCG AGATATGGAATGCTCGAGAGATGCATCCTTCCCGACCTGCTCGGGTTACTTTGCTGATGTGAAAGAGCAGGAGCTTGAGAATTCAAGACAGATGAAAACTGAAAGACTAGAAGAGGGCTTGACAGTTGATGATTACACATATTCTGCTAACTTGAGGCTTCCTCTTGGCGATCAATATCCCTATAATTCGTTTGGAAATATATGTTTTCCCAACTTGATGGAGACCGGAAAGGATGCAAACTTTCAACTGAGTAGCTTGGACTACCAGATAAACGGGAATTTCGACCTTCCAAGATCTGTCTGCAACTACTTCCCACCTAGTTTGGTTCCTGCAGCTGGCTCGTGCGCCATTTCCATGCTAAACGATCACTCTTATCCTCAG CTTGCTCGAgtttacatatatacataa
- the LOC121749822 gene encoding agamous-like MADS-box protein AGL65 isoform X3, which yields MFSPFFYFPQPLQLTSFGYSIFRICTCVEDCASRMGRVKLKIQRLETLNSRQVTYGKRRAGILKKAQEISVLCDIPIVLIMFSPSGKPSIFCGQRSNIDEMIAKYAQLTPKERAKRRLESLETLKRNFKKLDQDVDIEEFLDTSTPSIEEMQNRVMSLQLQLDEARERVRWWSNPDTIEDVEHLDQMEDSLRESLNRTQVTKEKFFKEPLIQFDCTSQVCGDFGRVYEQELPKPQFPNAMPFPLATTSDQDCTNQPWLPGGEAQHMMLPGEPQFLGSRDMECSRDASFPTCSGYFADVKEQELENSRQMKTERLEEGLTVDDYTYSANLRLPLGDQYPYNSFGNICFPNLMETGKDANFQLSSLDYQINGNFDLPRSVCNYFPPSLVPAAGSCAISMLNDHSYPQPPN from the exons atgttttctccttttttttattttcctcaacCATTGCAGCTTACATCATTCGGATATTccatttttag GATTTGCACTTGTGTGGAGGATTGTGCATCAAG GATGGGAAGGGTAAAGCTGAAGATTCAGAGATTGGAGACTCTGAATAGCCGGCAGGTTACGTATGGAAAACGAAGGGCTGGAATCTTGAAAAAAGCCCAAGAAATTTCTGTTTTATGTGACATTCCCATTGTACTTATCATGTTCTCTCCATCTGGGAAGCCATCTATATTCTGTGGCCAACGAAG CAACATCGATGAAATGATAGCAAAATACGCGCAACTTACACCAAAAGAAAGGGCAAAGAG GAGGTTGGAGAGCCTTGAA ACTTTAAAGAGAAACTTTAAGAAGCTTGACCAAGATGTTGATATAGAAGAGTTTCTTGATACAAG TACTCCGTCTATTGAG GAGATGCAGAACCGAGTAATGTCTCTTCAACTTCAACTAGATGAAGCACGTGAAAGAGTAAG ATGGTGGAGTAATCCAGACACTATTGAAGACGTCGAACACCTGGATCAGATGGAAGATTCTCTCCGGGAATCGCTGAACAGGACTCAAGTAACTAAG GAGAAGTTTTTTAAGGAACCACTCATTCAGTTTGATTGCACAAGCCAGGTGTGTGGAGACTTTGGCAGAGTTTACGAGCAAGAACTTCCCAAACCGCAGTTCCCAAACGCCATGCCTTTTCCCTTAGCCACAACCAGTGATCAGGACTGCACGAACCAGCCGTGGCTTCCTGGTGGAGAGGCTCAACACATGATGCTACCGGGGGAGCCCCAATTCTTGGGAAGCCG AGATATGGAATGCTCGAGAGATGCATCCTTCCCGACCTGCTCGGGTTACTTTGCTGATGTGAAAGAGCAGGAGCTTGAGAATTCAAGACAGATGAAAACTGAAAGACTAGAAGAGGGCTTGACAGTTGATGATTACACATATTCTGCTAACTTGAGGCTTCCTCTTGGCGATCAATATCCCTATAATTCGTTTGGAAATATATGTTTTCCCAACTTGATGGAGACCGGAAAGGATGCAAACTTTCAACTGAGTAGCTTGGACTACCAGATAAACGGGAATTTCGACCTTCCAAGATCTGTCTGCAACTACTTCCCACCTAGTTTGGTTCCTGCAGCTGGCTCGTGCGCCATTTCCATGCTAAACGATCACTCTTATCCTCAG CCTCCAAACTAA
- the LOC121749822 gene encoding agamous-like MADS-box protein AGL65 isoform X2: MFSPFFYFPQPLQLTSFGYSIFRICTCVEDCASRMGRVKLKIQRLETLNSRQVTYGKRRAGILKKAQEISVLCDIPIVLIMFSPSGKPSIFCGQRSNIDEMIAKYAQLTPKERAKRRLESLETLKRNFKKLDQDVDIEEFLDTSTPSIENRVMSLQLQLDEARERVRWWSNPDTIEDVEHLDQMEDSLRESLNRTQVTKEKFFKEPLIQFDCTSQVCGDFGRVYEQELPKPQFPNAMPFPLATTSDQDCTNQPWLPGGEAQHMMLPGEPQFLGSRDMECSRDASFPTCSGYFADVKEQELENSRQMKTERLEEGLTVDDYTYSANLRLPLGDQYPYNSFGNICFPNLMETGKDANFQLSSLDYQINGNFDLPRSVCNYFPPSLVPAAGSCAISMLNDHSYPQLARVYIYT; this comes from the exons atgttttctccttttttttattttcctcaacCATTGCAGCTTACATCATTCGGATATTccatttttag GATTTGCACTTGTGTGGAGGATTGTGCATCAAG GATGGGAAGGGTAAAGCTGAAGATTCAGAGATTGGAGACTCTGAATAGCCGGCAGGTTACGTATGGAAAACGAAGGGCTGGAATCTTGAAAAAAGCCCAAGAAATTTCTGTTTTATGTGACATTCCCATTGTACTTATCATGTTCTCTCCATCTGGGAAGCCATCTATATTCTGTGGCCAACGAAG CAACATCGATGAAATGATAGCAAAATACGCGCAACTTACACCAAAAGAAAGGGCAAAGAG GAGGTTGGAGAGCCTTGAA ACTTTAAAGAGAAACTTTAAGAAGCTTGACCAAGATGTTGATATAGAAGAGTTTCTTGATACAAG TACTCCGTCTATTGAG AACCGAGTAATGTCTCTTCAACTTCAACTAGATGAAGCACGTGAAAGAGTAAG ATGGTGGAGTAATCCAGACACTATTGAAGACGTCGAACACCTGGATCAGATGGAAGATTCTCTCCGGGAATCGCTGAACAGGACTCAAGTAACTAAG GAGAAGTTTTTTAAGGAACCACTCATTCAGTTTGATTGCACAAGCCAGGTGTGTGGAGACTTTGGCAGAGTTTACGAGCAAGAACTTCCCAAACCGCAGTTCCCAAACGCCATGCCTTTTCCCTTAGCCACAACCAGTGATCAGGACTGCACGAACCAGCCGTGGCTTCCTGGTGGAGAGGCTCAACACATGATGCTACCGGGGGAGCCCCAATTCTTGGGAAGCCG AGATATGGAATGCTCGAGAGATGCATCCTTCCCGACCTGCTCGGGTTACTTTGCTGATGTGAAAGAGCAGGAGCTTGAGAATTCAAGACAGATGAAAACTGAAAGACTAGAAGAGGGCTTGACAGTTGATGATTACACATATTCTGCTAACTTGAGGCTTCCTCTTGGCGATCAATATCCCTATAATTCGTTTGGAAATATATGTTTTCCCAACTTGATGGAGACCGGAAAGGATGCAAACTTTCAACTGAGTAGCTTGGACTACCAGATAAACGGGAATTTCGACCTTCCAAGATCTGTCTGCAACTACTTCCCACCTAGTTTGGTTCCTGCAGCTGGCTCGTGCGCCATTTCCATGCTAAACGATCACTCTTATCCTCAG CTTGCTCGAgtttacatatatacataa